One part of the Streptomyces ferrugineus genome encodes these proteins:
- a CDS encoding FAD-dependent oxidoreductase encodes MTCVWQGCLVNIDDVSGHEAESVPVLVVGGSLVGLSTSVFLGRLGIEHMLVERHARTSTHPRGRGNNVRTMEIYRTAGLESRIRDAASVLAGNDGILQVDTLTGRQRRWIVGDISGGMDVSRVSSSDWCLCSQNDLEPVLLEYAREQGSDIRFNSELLSFTEHGDGVRARIKNRDSGETYTVNADYLVAADGPRSPIRSHLGIGQSGPGELFHNVSVTFRSRTLKNHVGEKRFVVCYVTDPRGEGALLPVDNEERWVIHVPWYPDRREELTDFTDERLAAHIRAAVGVPGIDVEITGRAPWHASKRVADAYGAGRVFLAGDSAHEMPPTGAFGSNTGIQDAHNLAWKLAAVLRGWAGPSLLDSYELERRPVALATGTRACVQAADEEHPGFSPAAGRNNDPADLMTVALCYRYASHAVVGAPPERPIVPDAFHLGGEPGSRAPHMWVMRGDLRISTLDLYERSFVLLAGSGGQKWRTAVERASRNLGVPVEAYLVGTGPDHDLAPDTDADWAELHGTAEDGAVLVRPDGFVAWRADAAMPDADRVLTNVLQSVLCRDRAPLEAPR; translated from the coding sequence ATGACGTGTGTGTGGCAGGGCTGCTTGGTAAACATCGACGACGTGAGCGGACACGAAGCGGAATCTGTACCAGTTCTCGTCGTCGGCGGCTCCCTGGTGGGTCTTTCCACTTCGGTTTTCCTAGGCCGCCTCGGGATCGAGCACATGCTCGTGGAGCGCCATGCCAGGACATCGACGCATCCGCGCGGCCGTGGCAACAACGTGCGCACCATGGAGATCTACCGGACCGCCGGACTGGAGTCGCGTATCCGGGACGCGGCCAGCGTGCTCGCCGGGAACGACGGCATTCTCCAGGTCGACACCCTCACCGGGCGCCAGCGCCGCTGGATCGTCGGGGACATCTCCGGCGGCATGGACGTCTCCCGGGTGAGTTCCTCGGACTGGTGCCTGTGCAGCCAGAACGACCTCGAACCGGTGCTGCTGGAGTACGCCCGCGAGCAGGGCTCCGACATCCGCTTCAACTCCGAGCTGCTCTCCTTCACCGAGCACGGGGACGGCGTACGGGCCCGGATCAAGAACCGGGACTCCGGCGAGACGTACACCGTGAACGCCGACTATCTGGTGGCCGCCGACGGGCCCCGCAGCCCCATCCGCAGTCACCTGGGGATCGGCCAGTCGGGGCCCGGTGAGCTGTTCCACAACGTCAGCGTCACCTTCCGCAGCAGGACCCTGAAGAACCACGTCGGAGAGAAACGATTCGTCGTCTGCTACGTCACCGACCCCCGGGGCGAGGGCGCCCTGCTGCCGGTGGACAACGAGGAGCGCTGGGTGATCCACGTTCCCTGGTATCCCGACCGGCGTGAGGAGTTGACGGACTTCACCGACGAGCGGCTGGCGGCACACATCCGCGCCGCCGTCGGCGTGCCCGGCATCGACGTCGAGATCACCGGCCGGGCGCCCTGGCACGCGTCCAAGCGGGTCGCCGACGCCTATGGCGCGGGCCGGGTGTTCCTGGCCGGCGACTCGGCCCACGAGATGCCGCCCACCGGGGCGTTCGGCTCCAACACCGGCATCCAGGACGCCCACAACCTCGCCTGGAAGCTGGCCGCCGTGCTGCGCGGCTGGGCCGGCCCGTCGTTGCTCGACAGCTACGAGCTCGAACGGCGGCCCGTCGCCCTCGCGACCGGCACGCGCGCGTGCGTGCAGGCGGCCGACGAAGAGCACCCGGGGTTCAGCCCCGCCGCCGGCCGCAACAACGACCCGGCGGACCTGATGACCGTCGCCCTGTGCTACCGGTACGCCTCCCACGCCGTGGTGGGCGCCCCGCCGGAGCGACCGATCGTCCCCGACGCCTTCCATCTGGGCGGCGAACCGGGCAGCCGCGCCCCCCACATGTGGGTGATGCGCGGCGACCTGCGGATCTCCACGCTCGACCTGTACGAGCGCTCCTTCGTGCTGCTCGCCGGATCCGGGGGGCAGAAGTGGCGTACGGCCGTGGAGCGGGCCTCCCGCAATCTGGGCGTGCCCGTCGAGGCGTACCTCGTGGGTACCGGACCCGATCACGACCTCGCCCCCGACACGGACGCCGACTGGGCGGAGCTGCACGGCACGGCCGAGGACGGTGCCGTGCTCGTGCGCCCCGACGGCTTCGTCGCCTGGCGGGCGGACGCCGCGATGCCGGACGCCGACCGCGTCCTGACGAACGTGCTGCAGAGCGTGCTCTGCCGCGATCGCGCTCCGCTGGAGGCGCCGCGATAG
- a CDS encoding acyl-CoA mutase large subunit family protein: MDADAIDEGRRRWQARYDAARKRNADFTTLSGDPVEPVYGPRPGDRYEGFERIGWPGEYPYTRGLYPTGYRGRTWTIRQFAGFGNAEQTNERYKMILGNGGGGLSVAFDMPTLMGRDSDDPRSLGEVGHCGVAIDSAADMEVLFKDIPLGDVTTSMTISGPAVPVFCMYLVAAERQGVDPGVLNGTLQTDIFKEYIAQKEWLFQPEPHLRLIGDLMEHCAAGIPAYKPLSVSGYHIREAGATAAQELAYTLADGFGYVELGLSRGLDVDVFAPGLSFFFDAHVDFFEEIAKFRAARRIWARWMRDVYGAKSEKSQWLRFHTQTAGVSLTAQQPYNNVVRTAVEALAAVLGGTNSLHTNALDETLALPSEQAAEIALRTQQVLMEETGVANVADPLGGSWFVEQLTDRIEADAEKIFEQIKERGLRAHPDGQHPIGPITSGILRGIEDGWFTGEIAESAFRYQQSLEKGDKRVVGVNAHTGSVTGDLEILRVSHEVEREQVRVLSERRGRRDDAAVRSALDAMIAAARDGSNMIEPMLDAVRAEATLGEICGVLREEWGVYTEPAGF; this comes from the coding sequence ATGGACGCTGACGCCATCGATGAGGGCCGCCGACGCTGGCAGGCCCGGTACGACGCCGCGCGCAAGCGCAACGCGGACTTCACCACGCTCTCCGGCGATCCCGTGGAGCCGGTGTACGGGCCCCGGCCGGGAGACAGGTACGAGGGCTTCGAGCGGATCGGCTGGCCCGGGGAGTACCCCTACACCCGCGGGTTGTATCCGACCGGCTACCGAGGGCGGACGTGGACCATCCGGCAGTTCGCCGGGTTCGGAAACGCCGAGCAGACCAACGAGCGGTACAAGATGATCCTCGGCAACGGCGGAGGCGGACTCTCGGTCGCCTTCGACATGCCGACGCTCATGGGCCGCGACTCCGACGACCCGCGCTCGCTGGGCGAGGTCGGGCACTGCGGTGTCGCCATCGACTCGGCCGCCGACATGGAGGTCCTGTTCAAGGACATCCCGCTGGGCGACGTGACGACGTCGATGACGATCAGCGGCCCGGCCGTGCCGGTCTTCTGCATGTACCTGGTGGCCGCGGAGCGCCAGGGCGTCGACCCGGGCGTGCTCAACGGCACCCTCCAGACCGACATCTTCAAGGAGTACATCGCCCAGAAGGAGTGGCTCTTCCAGCCCGAGCCGCACCTGCGCCTGATCGGCGACCTCATGGAGCACTGCGCGGCCGGCATCCCCGCCTACAAGCCGCTGTCGGTCTCCGGCTACCACATCCGCGAGGCCGGCGCGACGGCGGCGCAGGAGCTGGCGTACACACTGGCGGACGGCTTCGGATACGTCGAGCTGGGCCTGTCGCGCGGCCTGGACGTGGACGTGTTCGCCCCCGGCCTGTCCTTCTTCTTCGACGCGCACGTCGACTTCTTCGAGGAGATCGCCAAGTTCCGCGCCGCGCGCAGGATCTGGGCACGCTGGATGCGGGACGTCTACGGCGCGAAGTCCGAGAAGTCCCAGTGGCTGCGCTTCCACACCCAGACCGCCGGTGTCTCGCTGACCGCCCAGCAGCCGTACAACAACGTCGTGCGTACGGCCGTGGAAGCGCTGGCGGCGGTACTCGGCGGCACGAACTCCCTGCACACCAACGCCCTCGACGAGACCCTCGCGCTGCCGAGTGAGCAGGCGGCCGAGATCGCCCTGCGCACCCAGCAGGTCCTCATGGAGGAGACCGGGGTGGCCAACGTGGCCGATCCGCTGGGCGGTTCGTGGTTCGTGGAGCAGTTGACCGACCGGATCGAGGCCGACGCCGAGAAGATCTTCGAGCAGATAAAGGAGCGCGGGCTGCGCGCGCACCCGGACGGGCAGCACCCCATCGGGCCGATCACGTCCGGGATTCTGCGGGGGATCGAGGACGGCTGGTTCACCGGGGAGATCGCGGAGTCGGCGTTCCGGTACCAGCAGTCGCTGGAGAAGGGCGACAAGCGGGTGGTGGGCGTGAACGCCCATACCGGATCCGTCACCGGGGACCTGGAGATCCTGCGGGTCAGCCATGAGGTGGAGCGGGAGCAGGTGCGGGTGCTCTCCGAGCGGCGGGGGCGGCGGGACGACGCCGCGGTGCGTTCGGCTCTGGACGCGATGATCGCCGCCGCGCGGGACGGGAGCAACATGATCGAGCCGATGCTGGACGCGGTGCGGGCCGAGGCGACGTTGGGGGAGATCTGCGGGGTGCTGCGGGAGGAGTGGGGGGTTTACACGGAGCCGGCGGGGTTCTAG
- a CDS encoding acyl carrier protein → MTTEVTKVTVEELATLMKKGAGVTVDPHDLERRADAPFAEFGLDSLGLLGIVGELENRHGRALPTDAERCKSPRAFLDLVNGALTTGA, encoded by the coding sequence ATGACCACCGAAGTGACCAAAGTGACCGTCGAGGAACTGGCCACGCTGATGAAGAAGGGCGCCGGCGTGACGGTCGACCCGCACGACCTCGAACGCCGCGCGGACGCCCCCTTCGCCGAGTTCGGGCTGGACTCGCTCGGCCTCCTCGGCATCGTGGGCGAGCTGGAGAACCGGCACGGCCGGGCGCTGCCCACCGACGCGGAGCGCTGCAAGAGCCCCCGCGCCTTCCTCGACCTCGTCAACGGCGCACTCACGACAGGAGCCTGA
- a CDS encoding SRPBCC family protein, with amino-acid sequence MAGHTENEITIAAPVDLVWDMTNDLERWPQLFSEYASCEVLSREGDTVTFRLTMHPDENGKVWSWVSERVADREKLVVRARRVETGPFEYMNIVWEYEETPAGTRMHWTQDFAMKPDAPVDDVGMTEIINRNSPIQMALIRDRVEAACTTH; translated from the coding sequence GTGGCTGGACACACCGAGAACGAGATCACCATCGCCGCTCCCGTCGACCTCGTCTGGGACATGACGAACGACCTGGAGCGCTGGCCCCAGCTGTTCAGCGAGTACGCCTCCTGCGAGGTGCTCTCCCGCGAGGGCGACACGGTGACCTTCCGCCTGACCATGCACCCCGACGAGAACGGCAAGGTGTGGAGCTGGGTCTCGGAACGGGTCGCCGACCGAGAGAAGCTCGTGGTGCGCGCCCGCCGTGTCGAGACCGGCCCCTTCGAGTACATGAACATCGTCTGGGAGTACGAGGAGACCCCGGCCGGCACCCGGATGCACTGGACGCAGGACTTCGCGATGAAGCCCGACGCCCCGGTCGACGACGTCGGGATGACGGAGATCATCAACCGCAACTCGCCCATCCAGATGGCGCTCATCCGCGACCGGGTGGAGGCCGCATGCACCACGCACTGA
- a CDS encoding beta-ketoacyl-[acyl-carrier-protein] synthase family protein translates to MTRRVAVTGIGVVAPGGTGVPAFWDLLSGGRTATRGITLFDPEGLRSRIAAECDFDPLAHGLDAEVVERADRYIQFALVAAEEAVTDSGVDFAAEDPWRVAVSLGSAVGGTTRLEHDYVLVSEHGRRWDVDHRAARPELHRAFSPSTLAADIAERFGAQGPVQTVSTGCTSGLDAVGYAFHTIEEGRADVCIAGASDSPISPITMACFDAIKATSPHNDDPEHASRPFDAHRDGFVMGEGAAVLVLEELDHARARGAHVYCEISGYATFGNAYHMTGLTTEGLEMARAIDDALAHARVDPTEIDYVNAHGSGTRQNDRHETAAVKKSLGAHAYDTPMSSIKSMVGHSLGAIGAIEVVACVLALARQVVPPTANYETPDPECDLDYVPRTARSRRLDNVLSVGSGFGGFQSAVLLTGPNGRRRR, encoded by the coding sequence GTGACCCGGCGGGTGGCGGTCACCGGCATAGGCGTGGTCGCCCCCGGCGGGACAGGAGTGCCGGCGTTCTGGGACCTCCTCTCAGGCGGCCGTACGGCGACCCGTGGCATCACCCTGTTCGACCCCGAGGGCCTGCGCTCCCGCATAGCTGCCGAGTGCGACTTCGACCCGCTCGCGCACGGCCTCGACGCCGAGGTCGTCGAACGCGCCGACCGGTACATACAGTTCGCCCTGGTCGCCGCCGAGGAGGCGGTCACCGACAGCGGCGTCGACTTCGCCGCCGAGGACCCCTGGCGCGTCGCCGTGTCCCTGGGCAGCGCGGTGGGCGGCACGACCCGCCTGGAGCACGACTACGTCCTGGTCAGCGAGCACGGCCGGCGCTGGGATGTCGACCACCGCGCCGCGCGGCCCGAACTGCACCGGGCGTTCTCGCCCAGCACGCTCGCGGCCGACATCGCCGAACGGTTCGGCGCCCAGGGCCCGGTGCAGACCGTGTCCACCGGCTGCACCTCCGGACTCGACGCCGTGGGCTACGCCTTCCACACCATCGAGGAGGGCCGCGCCGACGTCTGCATAGCCGGCGCCTCGGACTCCCCGATCTCCCCGATCACCATGGCCTGCTTCGACGCCATCAAGGCCACGTCGCCCCACAACGACGACCCGGAGCACGCCTCCCGCCCCTTCGACGCCCACCGCGACGGCTTCGTGATGGGCGAGGGCGCCGCCGTCCTCGTACTGGAGGAACTGGACCACGCCCGCGCACGCGGCGCGCACGTCTACTGCGAGATCAGCGGCTACGCCACCTTCGGCAACGCCTACCACATGACCGGGCTGACCACCGAGGGCCTGGAGATGGCCAGGGCCATCGACGACGCGCTCGCCCACGCGCGCGTGGACCCCACCGAGATCGACTACGTCAACGCGCACGGCTCCGGCACCCGGCAGAACGACCGGCACGAGACCGCCGCCGTCAAGAAGTCGCTGGGCGCGCACGCCTACGACACGCCCATGAGCTCGATCAAGTCCATGGTGGGCCACTCGCTCGGCGCGATCGGCGCCATCGAGGTCGTCGCCTGTGTGCTCGCGCTGGCCCGCCAGGTGGTGCCGCCGACGGCGAACTACGAGACCCCGGACCCCGAGTGCGACCTCGACTACGTCCCGCGCACCGCGCGCTCCCGCCGGCTCGACAACGTGCTCTCCGTGGGCAGCGGCTTCGGCGGGTTCCAGTCCGCGGTGCTCCTGACGGGGCCGAACGGGAGGAGACGACGATGA
- a CDS encoding amidohydrolase family protein — MTLAGRIDVHHHFTAPAWLDWAEERGVVHREKLPWWTRWDLNAALEIMDKTGIGTSVMTVAMLGRFRERAERQESARVALGAAAEVVEANPARFAFFTPVFLDDLELSSWSVRHGLDELGAIGVSTRTSVNGVFLGDESHDRLLRELNERSAVISTHPMEVAAGKDGAEGLPGMPPFVCDFLLDTTRAAINLIRNGTLDRYPNLSFILPHGGGFLPYMATRLDLFGGRITPPIEPGRVRDYLHRFYFDTAGPMSPSATPTLLATVDPDRILFGTDWPPTPAHVLVDSVTPALDGDPLLSERQLRGINRENALRLLPGLARR; from the coding sequence ATGACCCTTGCCGGACGCATCGACGTCCATCACCACTTCACCGCCCCGGCCTGGCTGGACTGGGCCGAGGAACGCGGTGTCGTCCACCGCGAGAAGCTGCCCTGGTGGACCCGCTGGGACCTGAACGCGGCGCTGGAGATCATGGACAAGACGGGGATCGGCACCTCCGTCATGACCGTGGCGATGCTCGGCCGGTTCCGTGAGCGCGCCGAGCGGCAGGAGAGCGCCCGGGTCGCCCTCGGGGCCGCGGCCGAGGTCGTCGAGGCCAACCCCGCGCGCTTCGCCTTCTTCACCCCCGTCTTCCTCGACGACCTGGAGCTCTCCTCGTGGAGCGTGCGCCACGGTCTCGACGAGCTGGGTGCGATCGGGGTGAGCACGCGCACCAGCGTCAACGGCGTCTTCCTCGGCGACGAGTCGCACGACCGTCTGCTGCGGGAGCTGAACGAGCGGTCCGCGGTCATCAGCACGCACCCCATGGAGGTGGCGGCCGGCAAGGACGGCGCCGAGGGGCTGCCGGGGATGCCGCCCTTCGTGTGCGACTTCCTGCTGGACACCACGCGCGCCGCCATCAACCTCATCAGGAACGGCACCCTGGACCGCTATCCGAACCTCAGCTTCATCCTCCCGCACGGAGGGGGCTTCCTCCCCTACATGGCCACCCGGCTCGACCTGTTCGGCGGGCGGATCACGCCCCCGATCGAGCCCGGCCGGGTCCGTGATTACCTGCACCGGTTCTACTTCGACACCGCCGGCCCCATGTCCCCCTCGGCCACGCCGACCCTGCTGGCGACGGTCGACCCCGACCGCATCCTCTTCGGCACCGACTGGCCGCCCACCCCGGCCCATGTCCTCGTCGACAGCGTGACGCCCGCCCTGGACGGCGACCCCCTCCTCTCGGAGCGGCAACTGCGGGGCATCAACCGGGAGAACGCGCTGCGGCTGCTGCCGGGGCTCGCGCGCCGGTAG
- a CDS encoding beta-ketoacyl synthase N-terminal-like domain-containing protein, with the protein MSGPRARHTAVTGIGVVAPGGLHADTYWKNVKDGTSVLDRVTREGCEHLPLRVAGEVRGFDASALIEETFLVQTDKFTHFALAAADAALKDAGLSRAAWADAPYSVGVVTAAGSGGGEFGQRELQKLWGQGPRFVGPYQSIAWFYAASTGQISIRKGFKGPCSVVASDEAGGLDAVAHAARAVRRGTEVIVVGAAEAPLAPYSGVCQLGYPELSTEADPARAYRPFTSAACGFVPAEGGAVLVVEDLERARRRDAVVRATVAGHAATFTGASRWDRSRDGLAQAIRGALDEAGCAPEEIDVVFADAMGVPDADRAEALALADALGRHGTRVPVTAPKAGIGRSYCGAPLLDVVAAVQAMEHGLIPPTPGVFDICHDIDLVTVTARPAEPRTALVLSRGLMGSNAALVLRRGPGSAA; encoded by the coding sequence ATGAGTGGTCCACGCGCCCGGCACACCGCCGTCACGGGCATCGGCGTGGTCGCGCCGGGCGGCCTGCACGCCGACACCTACTGGAAGAACGTCAAGGACGGCACGAGCGTCCTGGACCGCGTCACCCGCGAGGGCTGCGAGCACCTTCCGCTCCGCGTCGCCGGCGAGGTCCGCGGTTTCGACGCGTCGGCGCTGATCGAGGAGACCTTCCTCGTCCAGACCGACAAGTTCACCCACTTCGCGCTCGCCGCCGCCGACGCGGCCCTGAAGGACGCGGGGCTGAGCAGGGCCGCCTGGGCCGACGCGCCGTACTCCGTGGGAGTCGTCACCGCGGCCGGGTCCGGCGGCGGTGAGTTCGGCCAGCGGGAACTGCAGAAGCTGTGGGGGCAGGGCCCCCGGTTCGTCGGGCCCTACCAGTCCATCGCCTGGTTCTACGCCGCCAGCACCGGCCAGATATCCATCCGCAAGGGCTTCAAGGGCCCCTGCTCGGTGGTGGCCAGCGACGAGGCCGGCGGCCTGGACGCCGTCGCGCACGCCGCGCGCGCCGTGCGCCGCGGGACGGAGGTGATCGTGGTCGGCGCGGCCGAGGCGCCGCTCGCCCCCTACTCGGGCGTCTGCCAGCTCGGCTACCCCGAGCTCAGCACCGAGGCGGACCCCGCCCGCGCCTACCGCCCCTTCACCTCGGCGGCCTGCGGCTTCGTGCCCGCCGAGGGCGGTGCCGTGCTGGTCGTGGAGGACCTGGAGCGGGCCCGGCGCCGGGACGCGGTGGTCCGCGCCACCGTGGCCGGACACGCGGCCACCTTCACCGGAGCCTCCCGCTGGGACCGGTCGCGGGACGGGCTCGCGCAGGCCATCCGGGGCGCCCTCGACGAGGCCGGCTGCGCACCGGAGGAGATCGACGTGGTCTTCGCCGACGCGATGGGCGTCCCCGACGCGGACCGCGCCGAGGCGCTCGCCCTCGCCGACGCCCTCGGCCGGCACGGCACCCGGGTGCCGGTCACGGCTCCCAAGGCCGGCATCGGGCGGTCGTACTGCGGGGCACCGCTGCTGGACGTCGTGGCCGCCGTCCAGGCCATGGAACACGGGCTGATCCCGCCGACGCCGGGCGTGTTCGACATCTGCCACGACATCGACCTGGTGACCGTCACGGCGCGCCCGGCCGAGCCGCGCACGGCCCTGGTCCTCAGCCGGGGACTCATGGGCTCCAACGCGGCGCTCGTCCTGAGGCGGGGTCCCGGATCCGCCGCCTAG
- a CDS encoding cytochrome P450 family protein — MTQAFTSEESSESEAMSSEAAAAAASSCSREFRANPHPVYAALREQAPVCPLSPPHGVETYLITRYDDARAALADPRLSKDMYGAIDAYHRIFGDSSIALDDNMLFSDPPKHTRLRRIVGSTFTPKRVESLRTRVQQITDELLDACPTSGPVNLLPEFCFPLPLHVICELLGVPENERKQAQEWSATVAQTGFGPEARKALEIAEGNLRDYLVDLCARKRSAPESDLLSALVTAQDQEGALTDHELVSTAWVLLFAGHKSTAYQIGNAVYHLLSRPDQKDLALRDANAMNMAIEEIFRFETSVENSTFRHAKEDVVIRDTLIPKGALVQISITGANRDPEMFTAPGELDVQRPGVQATHLAFGYGPHYCIGAPLARLEMQIALGTLFRRHPRMTLAVAPEDARWLTVPFPAFRGLAELPVVLDPS, encoded by the coding sequence ATGACGCAAGCGTTCACATCCGAGGAATCCTCGGAATCCGAGGCAATGTCGTCCGAGGCGGCCGCCGCCGCGGCCTCGTCGTGCAGCCGGGAGTTCCGCGCCAACCCGCATCCCGTCTACGCCGCGCTCCGCGAGCAGGCGCCCGTGTGCCCGCTCTCGCCGCCCCATGGCGTGGAGACATACCTGATCACGCGTTATGACGACGCCCGCGCCGCGCTGGCCGACCCGCGGCTGAGCAAGGACATGTACGGCGCCATCGACGCCTACCACCGCATCTTCGGTGACTCGTCGATCGCGCTGGACGACAACATGCTCTTCTCGGACCCGCCGAAGCACACCAGGCTCCGCCGGATCGTCGGCAGCACCTTCACTCCGAAAAGGGTGGAATCACTGCGGACGCGCGTTCAGCAGATCACCGACGAACTGCTCGACGCATGCCCGACGTCCGGGCCGGTGAATCTGCTCCCGGAGTTCTGTTTCCCGCTTCCGCTCCACGTCATCTGTGAACTCCTGGGCGTTCCGGAGAACGAGCGGAAACAGGCGCAGGAATGGTCCGCCACCGTCGCACAGACCGGTTTCGGACCGGAGGCCAGAAAGGCGCTGGAGATCGCCGAGGGCAATCTGCGCGACTATCTCGTGGACCTCTGCGCGCGAAAGCGCAGCGCGCCCGAATCGGATCTGCTCAGCGCACTCGTCACCGCCCAGGACCAGGAGGGCGCGCTCACCGACCACGAACTCGTCTCGACGGCGTGGGTGCTCCTCTTCGCCGGCCACAAGTCGACGGCGTACCAGATCGGAAACGCGGTCTACCACCTGCTGAGCCGGCCGGACCAGAAGGACCTGGCCCTGCGGGACGCGAACGCGATGAACATGGCCATCGAGGAGATCTTCCGCTTCGAGACCTCGGTGGAGAACTCCACCTTCCGCCATGCCAAGGAAGACGTCGTGATCCGGGACACGCTCATCCCCAAGGGCGCGCTCGTCCAGATCTCGATCACCGGGGCCAACCGCGACCCGGAGATGTTCACTGCCCCGGGCGAGCTGGACGTCCAGCGCCCGGGCGTCCAGGCCACCCATCTCGCCTTCGGCTACGGCCCGCACTACTGCATCGGCGCCCCGCTGGCCCGCCTGGAGATGCAGATCGCCCTCGGCACCCTCTTCCGCCGGCACCCCCGGATGACCCTCGCCGTAGCGCCGGAGGACGCCCGCTGGCTGACCGTGCCGTTCCCCGCCTTCCGCGGGCTGGCGGAGCTGCCCGTCGTCCTCGACCCGTCATGA
- a CDS encoding antibiotic biosynthesis monooxygenase family protein — MTAGAAAPERVRVIRLLRVREGMEERFVRSYDDVRAAAAGFPGHLGEQLCRSLDDPAQWLLTSEWAGLEAVRRWRTAPAHQDLVEPMNACLHDDRWTGVFRVGESGPDT, encoded by the coding sequence ATGACCGCCGGTGCCGCGGCCCCCGAGCGGGTGCGGGTGATCCGGCTGCTGCGGGTGCGCGAGGGGATGGAGGAGCGGTTCGTACGGTCCTACGACGACGTCCGCGCGGCAGCGGCCGGATTCCCCGGGCACCTCGGCGAACAACTGTGCCGTTCCCTGGACGACCCCGCCCAGTGGCTGCTCACCAGCGAGTGGGCCGGCCTGGAGGCCGTCCGGCGCTGGCGCACCGCCCCCGCCCATCAGGACCTGGTCGAGCCGATGAACGCCTGTCTGCACGACGACCGGTGGACAGGGGTCTTCCGGGTCGGGGAGTCGGGTCCGGACACATGA
- a CDS encoding MarR family winged helix-turn-helix transcriptional regulator has translation MPKPLSLPFDPIARADELWKQRWGSVPSMAAITSIMRAQQILLSEVDAVVKPYGLTFARYEALVLLNFSKAGELPMSKIGERLMVHPTSVTNTVDRLVKSGLVDKRPNPNDGRGTLASITDKGREVVEAATRDLMAMDFGLGVYDAEECAEIFAMLRPLRVAAHDFEES, from the coding sequence GTGCCGAAGCCGCTCAGTCTTCCCTTCGATCCGATCGCACGCGCCGACGAGCTCTGGAAGCAACGCTGGGGCAGCGTGCCGTCCATGGCCGCCATCACCTCGATCATGCGCGCCCAGCAGATCCTGCTCTCCGAGGTCGACGCGGTGGTCAAGCCGTACGGCCTGACGTTCGCGCGGTACGAGGCGCTGGTGCTGCTCAACTTCTCCAAGGCCGGCGAGCTGCCGATGTCCAAGATCGGCGAGCGGCTCATGGTCCATCCGACGTCGGTGACCAACACCGTCGACCGGCTGGTCAAGTCCGGCCTGGTGGACAAGCGGCCCAACCCCAACGACGGACGCGGCACCCTCGCCTCCATCACCGACAAGGGCCGCGAGGTGGTCGAGGCGGCCACCCGCGACCTGATGGCGATGGACTTCGGGCTCGGGGTGTACGACGCCGAGGAGTGCGCGGAGATCTTCGCGATGCTGCGCCCGCTGCGGGTCGCGGCACACGACTTCGAGGAGAGCTGA
- a CDS encoding TcmI family type II polyketide cyclase, with amino-acid sequence MHHALIVARMAPQSAKDIAGVFAASDRGELPHLVGVTKRSLFQFGDVYMHFIEAEQDPGPAIAKVAGHPEFVDISKRLEAFVSPYDPETWRSPKDAMARCFYHWERD; translated from the coding sequence ATGCACCACGCACTGATCGTCGCCAGGATGGCCCCGCAGTCGGCCAAGGACATCGCCGGCGTCTTCGCGGCCTCCGACCGGGGCGAACTCCCGCACCTCGTCGGGGTGACCAAGCGTTCCCTGTTCCAGTTCGGCGATGTGTACATGCACTTCATCGAGGCCGAGCAGGACCCGGGGCCGGCCATCGCGAAGGTGGCCGGGCACCCCGAGTTCGTCGACATCAGCAAGCGGCTCGAAGCCTTCGTCAGCCCGTACGACCCCGAGACCTGGAGGAGCCCGAAGGACGCGATGGCGCGCTGCTTCTACCACTGGGAGCGGGACTGA
- a CDS encoding DUF3817 domain-containing protein, whose amino-acid sequence MKKSVLTRYRVMAYVTAVMLLVLCTCMVFKYGFDMGEDVTFAVSQVHGFLYIVYLIFAFDLGSKAKWPFGKLLWVLLSGTIPLAAFFVERKVTRTVEPLVSGPEAAVAKA is encoded by the coding sequence ATGAAGAAGAGCGTCCTGACCCGCTACCGGGTGATGGCCTACGTCACCGCCGTCATGCTGCTCGTGCTGTGCACCTGCATGGTGTTCAAGTACGGCTTCGACATGGGCGAGGACGTCACCTTCGCCGTCTCCCAGGTCCACGGTTTCCTCTACATCGTCTACCTGATCTTCGCCTTCGACCTCGGCTCCAAGGCCAAGTGGCCGTTCGGCAAGCTGCTGTGGGTGCTGCTCTCCGGGACGATTCCGCTGGCCGCGTTCTTCGTCGAGCGCAAGGTCACCCGCACCGTGGAACCGCTGGTCAGCGGTCCGGAGGCGGCCGTAGCCAAGGCCTGA